A portion of the Halobacterium zhouii genome contains these proteins:
- a CDS encoding DUF1616 domain-containing protein has translation MSLYVALAFLPDGPSTSAIPLRDARQVPMSEEHAHGQWTSTVRRWSASLTDLLVVVAYVAVADAVLIDDALSPAVRAMVGFPLLLFVPGYVLLAGLFPRDAPARRVADNRLFAAVSEGALRPGERVLLAFGVSVALLPPFGIALSVLDLGWEPATVVSATTAALFVGVAAAAARRLRIPEGERFAVSATGSLSGLVGMFSGSRMQTTSAVVLVAVALLTTTSLAYALVAPAGGDAYTTVGLYTENETGELVTAGYPTTLTPNETGSVVVVVENHENRRVNYTLVGEIQRVERANGNVTVLESVRLNRSTHALAPGEKWQTTQTVRPELAGSDLRVAYLLYRGTPPADAGTGDAYRSVYFSLDVPRNRTA, from the coding sequence ATGAGCCTGTATGTTGCGCTCGCGTTCCTCCCCGACGGACCGTCCACCAGTGCCATTCCGCTTCGCGACGCCCGCCAGGTGCCGATGAGCGAAGAACACGCCCACGGACAGTGGACGAGCACCGTCCGGAGATGGTCGGCGTCGCTCACAGACCTCCTCGTGGTCGTCGCGTACGTCGCCGTCGCCGACGCCGTCCTCATCGACGACGCGCTCTCGCCGGCCGTCCGCGCGATGGTGGGGTTCCCGCTCCTGCTGTTCGTCCCGGGGTACGTGTTGCTCGCCGGCCTGTTCCCCCGGGACGCGCCCGCGCGACGGGTCGCCGACAACCGCCTGTTCGCGGCAGTCTCGGAGGGAGCGCTCCGCCCCGGTGAGCGCGTCCTGCTCGCGTTCGGCGTCAGTGTCGCGTTGCTCCCGCCGTTCGGAATCGCGCTCTCGGTGCTCGACCTGGGGTGGGAACCCGCGACGGTGGTCAGCGCCACGACCGCGGCGCTGTTCGTCGGCGTCGCCGCCGCCGCCGCGCGCCGACTCCGCATCCCCGAGGGCGAGCGGTTCGCCGTCTCCGCGACGGGGTCGCTGTCGGGCCTGGTGGGGATGTTCAGCGGTTCACGCATGCAGACGACGAGCGCGGTCGTGCTCGTCGCCGTCGCGCTCCTCACGACCACCAGTCTCGCGTACGCGCTCGTCGCGCCCGCTGGCGGCGACGCGTACACCACCGTCGGGCTGTACACGGAGAACGAGACCGGCGAACTCGTCACCGCGGGCTACCCGACGACGCTCACTCCGAACGAGACCGGGAGCGTCGTGGTGGTGGTCGAGAACCACGAGAACCGGCGCGTGAACTACACACTCGTCGGGGAGATCCAGCGCGTCGAGCGCGCCAACGGCAACGTGACCGTCCTCGAGTCGGTCAGGCTGAACCGCTCGACGCACGCACTCGCGCCCGGCGAAAAGTGGCAGACCACGCAGACCGTCCGTCCGGAACTCGCGGGGTCGGACCTCCGGGTCGCCTACCTGCTCTACCGCGGCACGCCTCCGGCGGACGCGGGAACCGGTGACGCGTACCGCTCGGTCTACTTCTCACTCGACGTGCCGCGTAACCGGACCGCGTAG
- a CDS encoding DsbA family protein has protein sequence MTTRRAVLGGIGVTIAGAGMVYGASQLGSDRSTSATAPFHRSSETTGFDIDLAGHPIMGSLDAPLDVYYWSDYQCPFCRRFEQDAFPKLVRNHVQTGNVRVVFIEFPYLGEASMTAAVMNRCVWRQVRDDTPQAYWAWHSTVFEHQGSENSGWASRENLLDVTRGVEDVDASAVDECMQANRAEIESSIEADVEQASKFGIRGTPAFVIYNREADVAGKLVGAQPYERFDEAIRRVQNA, from the coding sequence TTGACGACACGGCGTGCCGTACTCGGGGGCATCGGCGTCACTATCGCCGGCGCTGGAATGGTGTACGGTGCGTCGCAACTCGGATCGGATCGCTCGACGTCGGCGACGGCGCCGTTCCACCGCAGTTCGGAGACGACCGGGTTCGACATCGACCTCGCGGGCCACCCGATCATGGGGTCGCTGGACGCGCCCCTCGACGTGTACTACTGGAGTGACTACCAGTGCCCGTTCTGCCGCCGGTTCGAGCAGGACGCGTTCCCTAAACTCGTCCGGAACCACGTCCAGACGGGGAACGTTCGCGTCGTCTTCATCGAGTTCCCGTACCTCGGGGAGGCGTCGATGACGGCAGCCGTGATGAACCGTTGCGTCTGGCGGCAGGTTCGGGACGATACGCCGCAGGCGTACTGGGCGTGGCACTCGACGGTGTTCGAACACCAGGGCTCGGAGAACTCCGGGTGGGCGTCGAGAGAGAATCTTCTCGACGTCACGCGAGGCGTCGAGGACGTCGACGCCAGTGCCGTCGACGAGTGCATGCAGGCCAATCGGGCGGAAATCGAATCGTCAATCGAGGCGGACGTCGAACAGGCTTCCAAGTTCGGCATTCGCGGGACGCCGGCGTTCGTCATCTACAACCGGGAGGCAGACGTGGCCGGAAAACTGGTCGGCGCACAGCCGTACGAGCGGTTCGACGAAGCGATTCGACGGGTGCAGAACGCGTGA
- a CDS encoding GNAT family N-acetyltransferase — protein sequence MPVVRADTPERYDDALDVRMAVFVEEQGVPESVEVDDHEDEATHFVAYDADTPVATARLREYEPGVGKVERVAVLESRRGEGWGDRVMDALESAASESYDELYLHAQQAAAGFYERRDYEREGDSFEEAGIPHVAMRKSLN from the coding sequence ATGCCCGTCGTTCGCGCGGACACCCCGGAGCGCTACGACGACGCCCTCGACGTCCGCATGGCGGTGTTCGTCGAGGAGCAGGGCGTTCCCGAGTCCGTCGAGGTCGACGACCACGAGGACGAGGCGACCCACTTCGTCGCGTACGACGCCGACACCCCGGTCGCCACCGCCCGCCTCCGCGAGTACGAACCTGGCGTCGGGAAGGTCGAACGCGTCGCGGTCCTCGAGTCGCGGCGCGGCGAGGGATGGGGGGACCGCGTCATGGACGCCCTCGAATCCGCCGCGAGCGAGTCCTACGACGAGCTCTACCTCCACGCCCAGCAGGCGGCGGCGGGGTTCTACGAACGACGCGACTACGAGCGCGAAGGGGACTCCTTCGAGGAGGCCGGCATCCCCCACGTCGCGATGCGGAAGTCACTGAACTGA
- a CDS encoding YeeE/YedE family protein → MALEAVLQLGGTELFPHGITRYAVGGLLVGLGAAVIYVGTGISAGASTFLESTLSYVSGRSRFQRYVASRDWRVVFTLGIVLGAAVYAVVFQDSAWTTDVQWWRLLAGGVLVGVGTRVGKGCTSGHGICGVGSASRTSIAGVVTFLLVAIATAQLVAALGVQP, encoded by the coding sequence ATGGCACTCGAAGCAGTACTGCAACTCGGCGGCACCGAGTTGTTTCCACACGGAATCACTCGGTACGCCGTCGGCGGCCTGCTCGTCGGCCTGGGCGCGGCCGTCATCTACGTCGGGACGGGCATCAGCGCGGGCGCGAGCACGTTCCTCGAATCGACGCTGTCGTACGTCTCCGGCCGGTCGAGGTTCCAGCGGTACGTCGCGTCCCGGGACTGGCGGGTCGTGTTCACGCTCGGCATCGTCCTCGGGGCCGCAGTGTACGCCGTCGTCTTCCAGGACAGCGCGTGGACGACCGACGTGCAGTGGTGGCGGTTGCTCGCGGGCGGCGTGCTCGTGGGCGTCGGCACGCGCGTCGGCAAGGGATGTACGTCCGGCCACGGTATCTGTGGCGTCGGGTCGGCATCCAGAACGTCCATCGCGGGCGTGGTGACGTTCCTGCTCGTCGCCATCGCCACCGCACAACTGGTCGCCGCCCTCGGGGTGCAGCCATGA
- the trxA gene encoding thioredoxin, which translates to MTTDTATNAGETTPETPVNVSNQDELSALVDEHDVVLTDFYADWCGPCQMIAPVVEQLAAETDATIAKVDVDANQQLASAYGVRGVPTLVLFANGEQVEEFVGAPSGDQLRSLIESHTA; encoded by the coding sequence ATGACGACCGATACAGCGACCAATGCCGGCGAAACCACGCCCGAGACGCCAGTGAACGTCAGTAACCAGGACGAACTGAGCGCGCTCGTCGACGAACACGACGTCGTGCTCACGGACTTCTACGCCGACTGGTGTGGCCCCTGCCAGATGATTGCGCCCGTCGTCGAACAGCTCGCCGCCGAGACTGACGCCACGATAGCAAAAGTCGACGTCGACGCTAACCAGCAACTCGCCAGTGCGTACGGCGTTCGCGGCGTTCCGACGCTAGTCCTGTTCGCCAACGGTGAGCAGGTCGAAGAGTTCGTCGGTGCCCCGTCCGGCGACCAACTTCGCTCTCTCATCGAGAGCCACACGGCGTAA
- a CDS encoding TrmB family transcriptional regulator, translating to MDDADAVASLKRLGLTTYEARAFVALQKLGAGTASEVADIADVPRSQVYGAADDLEDRGLVEVEQSNPTRYRPVGVEEARERLYRQLQSEGDSAFEYLESVREEYGTTEEETESIWTVRGTSNVVARASRLLAGAEATAVYGTDDVDHLEPSLRDGLAEAAKRDVDVTVLSENPSVLDAVSDVGARIVDVPQPPKPEMGAARVLMVDDDTVLVSVVGDDGAETAFWSSNTAFASMLTTLLDEFVADATDSET from the coding sequence GCAGTCGCCTCGCTGAAGCGCCTCGGCCTCACGACGTACGAGGCGCGCGCGTTCGTCGCGCTCCAGAAACTCGGCGCGGGCACCGCGAGTGAGGTGGCGGACATCGCAGATGTCCCGCGCTCCCAGGTGTACGGCGCCGCCGACGATCTGGAGGACCGGGGCCTCGTCGAGGTCGAGCAGTCGAACCCGACGCGGTACCGCCCGGTCGGCGTCGAGGAGGCCCGCGAACGGCTCTACAGACAACTGCAGTCAGAGGGCGATTCGGCCTTCGAGTATCTGGAGTCGGTTCGCGAGGAGTACGGCACGACCGAGGAGGAGACCGAGTCCATCTGGACCGTTCGCGGCACGTCGAACGTCGTCGCGCGCGCTAGTCGCTTGCTCGCAGGCGCGGAGGCTACTGCGGTCTACGGAACGGACGACGTTGACCACCTCGAACCATCGCTCAGAGACGGACTGGCCGAGGCCGCGAAGCGCGACGTCGACGTCACCGTGTTGAGCGAGAACCCGTCGGTGCTCGACGCCGTCTCTGATGTCGGTGCACGGATAGTCGACGTCCCGCAACCGCCGAAGCCGGAGATGGGCGCGGCGCGCGTGTTGATGGTCGACGACGACACCGTACTGGTGAGCGTCGTCGGCGACGACGGCGCCGAGACGGCGTTCTGGAGCAGCAATACTGCGTTCGCGTCGATGCTCACGACGCTCCTCGACGAGTTCGTCGCGGATGCCACCGACAGCGAGACGTAG
- a CDS encoding helix-turn-helix domain-containing protein has product MPDSMSEQLQRDMECEGLLECFHGLKQLDRDCFEALVDAGEPLTVDEVAERVDRERSTAYRAVQRLLQTGFIQKQQVNYDQGGYYHVYSPSDPSNIADDMQRLLNDWYAKMGQLIQEFETKYEEGDNAVSAQS; this is encoded by the coding sequence ATGCCGGATTCGATGTCCGAACAGCTTCAACGAGACATGGAGTGTGAGGGCCTCCTCGAGTGTTTCCACGGGCTCAAGCAACTCGACCGGGACTGCTTCGAGGCGCTGGTCGACGCCGGAGAGCCGCTCACGGTCGACGAGGTCGCAGAGCGGGTGGACCGCGAGCGCTCGACGGCGTACCGCGCCGTCCAGCGGTTGCTCCAGACGGGGTTCATCCAGAAACAGCAGGTGAACTACGACCAGGGCGGCTACTACCACGTCTACTCGCCGAGTGACCCGTCAAACATCGCCGACGACATGCAGCGGCTGCTCAACGACTGGTACGCGAAGATGGGACAGCTCATTCAGGAGTTCGAGACCAAGTACGAGGAAGGCGACAACGCCGTCTCCGCCCAGAGCTAA
- a CDS encoding DUF211 domain-containing protein, whose product MSTIKRLVLDIMKPNEIETGEFARRLAKTDGADGVNATLIESDKKVQNLKLTIEGDDVDADTVEGTIEDLGGTIHSVDEVACGDRLVEESPTHQD is encoded by the coding sequence ATGAGCACCATCAAGCGGCTCGTTCTCGACATCATGAAGCCAAACGAGATCGAGACCGGCGAGTTCGCGAGACGACTCGCGAAGACCGACGGCGCGGACGGAGTGAACGCGACACTTATCGAATCCGACAAGAAGGTCCAGAACCTCAAGCTCACCATCGAGGGCGACGACGTCGACGCCGACACCGTCGAGGGGACCATCGAGGACCTCGGTGGAACCATCCACTCCGTCGACGAGGTCGCCTGCGGCGACCGTCTCGTCGAAGAGAGCCCGACACACCAGGACTGA
- a CDS encoding YeeE/YedE family protein — protein sequence MTAPSDDRHPLFVPLVLVGGLLFGFGLAYSHMARPEVVLDFLQFQDFGLVFVMFGGAAVTGLAYALAPRAFDRAPLTGDAFERRLKSFDRNVLVGGAIFGVGWGLSGICPGAAYASLGVGNYPILWAVAGMFLGAYAQGWWRSESSTADATPTRAD from the coding sequence ATGACAGCGCCGAGCGACGACCGCCACCCGCTGTTCGTTCCCCTCGTGCTGGTCGGTGGTCTGCTGTTCGGGTTCGGGCTTGCGTACAGCCACATGGCCCGGCCGGAGGTCGTCCTCGACTTCCTGCAGTTCCAGGACTTTGGGCTAGTGTTCGTTATGTTCGGCGGTGCGGCGGTGACCGGCCTGGCGTACGCCCTCGCGCCGCGCGCGTTCGACCGCGCGCCGCTCACTGGCGACGCCTTCGAGCGCCGACTGAAGTCCTTCGACCGGAACGTGCTCGTGGGCGGCGCCATCTTCGGCGTCGGCTGGGGGTTATCGGGTATCTGTCCGGGCGCCGCGTACGCGAGTCTCGGGGTCGGAAACTACCCGATTCTGTGGGCGGTCGCCGGCATGTTCCTCGGCGCCTACGCACAGGGGTGGTGGCGGAGCGAGTCGTCGACTGCTGACGCGACGCCCACTCGCGCGGACTGA
- a CDS encoding phosphoesterase: MSSFSQAMGYYPYVFHPITVLGASVLLLVHYEWTRAGADRSSLWHRVGGFLGAGLLALAPTVAYFVNTGASVAASTAGNSFLMDALVAGGIFIASGVTWLLWRRFDWGHLVPGMMVAVAATAVPYVVLSPFWNISGHVIISLTPTLYLALVDRKFWPLLAIPVVMVPNRIVLNAHTWLQAITAFFLAAVIVLGFYWLQTGGSLRPEPDSTTL, from the coding sequence ATGAGCTCGTTCTCACAGGCGATGGGGTACTACCCGTACGTCTTCCACCCCATCACGGTGCTCGGCGCGAGCGTCCTGTTGCTCGTCCACTACGAGTGGACGCGAGCGGGCGCGGACAGATCGTCGCTCTGGCACCGCGTCGGTGGATTCCTCGGTGCAGGCCTGCTCGCACTCGCCCCTACGGTGGCGTACTTCGTGAACACCGGCGCGAGCGTGGCAGCGTCCACCGCAGGGAACAGTTTCCTGATGGACGCGCTCGTCGCGGGTGGTATCTTCATCGCCAGCGGTGTGACGTGGCTCCTCTGGCGCCGCTTCGACTGGGGACACCTCGTCCCCGGGATGATGGTGGCCGTCGCCGCCACGGCGGTTCCCTACGTCGTGCTCTCGCCGTTCTGGAACATCTCCGGCCACGTCATCATCTCGCTCACCCCGACGCTCTACCTGGCTCTCGTCGACCGGAAGTTCTGGCCGCTCCTCGCCATCCCTGTCGTGATGGTGCCCAACCGGATCGTCCTGAACGCCCACACCTGGCTGCAGGCGATCACCGCCTTCTTCCTCGCCGCGGTCATCGTCCTCGGGTTTTACTGGCTGCAGACCGGCGGGTCACTGCGTCCCGAACCCGATTCGACGACACTCTGA